One Acidobacteriota bacterium DNA window includes the following coding sequences:
- a CDS encoding carbon-nitrogen hydrolase family protein, which translates to MEASLGRALELIGEAAAGGAALIVFPETWLPGYPVWIDSAPGAAIWGQPAAHALYHTLAENSITIAGPHVARLQEAARSRGVHVVMGAHERRGGTLYNTILFIDPAGGCRVHRKLTPTYAERLLWGQGDGSTLTVGPGPIGPLGGLICWEHWLPLARAAMHALGETIHVAQWPSVRELHQLASRHYAFEGQCFVLAAGTVLTRGDVIAGYRSLGAPDAGALALLESIDGDAATVLQPGGSAVIAPDASYLAGPLFDEPGILYADLDAARIARGHLLLDTDGHYSRPDVFHLRVDTRPRVNATFGGDDSSAS; encoded by the coding sequence ATGGAGGCCAGCCTTGGGCGGGCCCTGGAACTCATCGGCGAGGCCGCCGCCGGCGGCGCCGCTCTCATCGTCTTCCCCGAGACCTGGCTCCCCGGCTATCCTGTCTGGATCGACTCAGCGCCCGGCGCCGCCATCTGGGGCCAGCCGGCGGCCCATGCCCTCTACCACACGCTGGCGGAAAACTCCATCACCATAGCCGGCCCCCACGTGGCCCGGCTGCAGGAGGCGGCCCGAAGCCGCGGCGTCCACGTGGTCATGGGCGCCCACGAACGCCGCGGCGGCACCTTGTACAACACCATCCTGTTCATCGACCCGGCCGGCGGTTGCCGGGTGCACCGGAAGCTGACCCCCACCTACGCCGAACGTCTGCTGTGGGGCCAGGGCGACGGCAGCACCCTGACGGTGGGCCCGGGGCCCATCGGGCCGCTGGGCGGACTCATCTGCTGGGAGCACTGGCTGCCGCTGGCACGCGCCGCCATGCACGCCCTGGGCGAGACGATCCACGTGGCCCAGTGGCCGTCGGTGCGGGAGCTGCATCAGCTCGCCAGCCGCCACTACGCCTTCGAGGGGCAGTGCTTCGTGTTGGCTGCCGGCACGGTGCTCACGCGGGGCGATGTGATCGCAGGCTACCGGTCGCTGGGTGCGCCGGACGCCGGCGCTCTGGCCCTGCTTGAATCCATCGATGGGGACGCCGCCACAGTGCTGCAGCCGGGCGGGAGCGCGGTGATCGCCCCGGACGCGTCGTATCTCGCCGGTCCGCTGTTCGACGAGCCGGGCATCTTGTACGCCGACCTCGACGCCGCGCGCATCGCCCGCGGCCACCTGCTCCTGGATACCGACGGCCACTACAGCCGCCCCGACGTCTTCCACCTCCGCGTGGACACCCGCCCGCGGGTCAACGCCACCTTCGGCGGCGATGATTCGTCCGCATCCTGA
- a CDS encoding TonB-dependent receptor, translated as MRLNLSRVCLCLLLGGVLAAAAIGQAVQTTGRIEGTIKDSTGGVIPGVTVSLASATGTKTAVSGDSGEYSFPFLTPGLYTLKAELESFKTFEQKDITVRLGQTTTIHVVMEPGEINQVITVTGEAPLVDTTTTTVGANLSENLYLNIPVQRNFTALFSMAPGVSDSGALGSYNPSIGGSSGLENNYIVDGVNITNPGYGSVGAYSSIYGSLGSGVTFDFVKEVQVKQGGFEAEYGQSTGGVINVVTKSGTNEFHGGVYFYGQPAGWEARRKEPNIYRQEKHTEFMRTESFDISADLSGYMWKDRFFFYAGFNPQWNTHMTMAPAGLGQWVNPGEGFFERKDTIFSWSTKGNFVPHSNHNIEFSMFADPSRRDGGPNRNMTAEGDDNYSELNYGSFNFIGRYNGVLTNNWFLTASLGRAYNRFEEQITHVDRIGYWDYVNYPSRQLMGGIGFFENNNGENWQFNLKTTVNFNAGGDHTLDFGYMYEDVTYTAVRRYTGPMLANPFGETYGGFFRYRYYPDPDTGENYDWNGDGVISDADALLQQYRGNFNDPNLATTTTYHSFYVQDAWKVTDRITVKAGLRYDYQEMGGGGEEAIVYEFTGNWAPRIGLIYDVFGDGKTKVFGNWGRFYQKIPNDMAVRALSSEVGVTNAWWSVAYDAEGRPMADEVINDQLPGNPAITRTGANPTYIVPDTKTMYQNEFVLGFDHQLDPTLSLGMRYIWREVGRMLEDTGTLTIGQYLEDDTNYTYVIANPSYTSDFVINDTGEVGSDGIGDGFADPKRSYNALEMTLEKRFSQGFQFLANYRLSKLWGNYEGLFRNDNGQDDANITSLYDFRSDAYDGYLYVPGYLNTDRRHILNFNGSYTFSNQLTMGLGFRSTSGAPINRLNAHPAYENAGEIPITPRGSEGRTEWVNAIDVHFGYPISFGDNYRLHFALDIFNLANFKRVIAVNEDYEDAPGVLNVDYLSPGSANNPDTPLTAFQRPFNMRFSLRFEF; from the coding sequence ATGCGTCTCAACCTGTCCCGAGTGTGTCTCTGCCTACTGCTCGGGGGGGTGCTCGCCGCCGCGGCCATCGGCCAGGCGGTCCAGACCACCGGCCGGATCGAAGGCACCATCAAGGATTCCACCGGCGGCGTCATTCCCGGCGTCACCGTGAGCCTGGCCTCGGCCACCGGCACCAAAACAGCCGTTTCTGGAGACAGCGGCGAGTACTCGTTCCCCTTCCTGACCCCGGGCCTCTACACCCTGAAGGCGGAACTTGAGAGCTTCAAGACCTTCGAGCAGAAGGACATCACCGTCCGCCTCGGCCAGACCACCACGATCCATGTGGTCATGGAGCCGGGCGAGATCAACCAGGTGATCACCGTCACCGGTGAAGCGCCCCTGGTGGACACCACCACCACCACCGTCGGCGCCAACCTGTCGGAAAACCTCTACCTGAACATCCCGGTGCAGCGCAACTTCACCGCCCTGTTCAGCATGGCGCCCGGTGTGAGCGACAGCGGGGCGCTCGGTTCCTACAATCCATCCATCGGCGGATCCTCCGGCCTGGAAAACAACTACATCGTGGACGGTGTGAACATCACCAATCCCGGCTACGGCTCGGTGGGCGCCTACTCCAGCATCTACGGCTCGCTCGGCTCTGGTGTGACCTTTGACTTCGTGAAGGAAGTCCAGGTCAAGCAGGGCGGCTTCGAGGCCGAATACGGCCAGAGCACCGGCGGCGTAATCAACGTCGTCACCAAGAGCGGCACCAACGAGTTCCACGGCGGCGTGTATTTCTACGGGCAGCCTGCCGGCTGGGAGGCCCGCCGCAAGGAACCGAACATCTACCGTCAGGAGAAGCACACCGAGTTCATGCGGACCGAGAGCTTCGACATCAGCGCAGACTTGAGCGGTTACATGTGGAAGGACCGGTTCTTCTTCTACGCCGGGTTCAACCCCCAGTGGAACACTCACATGACCATGGCACCGGCAGGACTGGGCCAGTGGGTCAATCCCGGCGAGGGCTTCTTCGAACGGAAGGACACCATCTTCAGCTGGTCGACCAAAGGCAATTTTGTTCCTCACAGCAACCACAACATCGAATTTTCCATGTTCGCCGATCCGTCGCGGCGCGACGGCGGCCCCAACCGCAACATGACCGCCGAAGGCGACGACAACTACAGCGAGCTGAACTACGGTTCCTTCAACTTCATCGGCCGCTACAACGGTGTGCTCACCAACAACTGGTTCCTGACCGCCTCGCTGGGGCGCGCCTACAACCGGTTCGAAGAACAGATCACCCACGTGGACCGGATCGGGTACTGGGACTACGTGAACTACCCCAGCCGGCAGCTCATGGGCGGCATCGGCTTCTTCGAGAACAACAACGGCGAAAACTGGCAATTCAACCTGAAGACCACCGTGAACTTCAACGCCGGCGGCGACCACACCTTAGACTTCGGCTACATGTATGAGGATGTGACCTACACCGCCGTCCGCCGCTACACGGGCCCCATGCTGGCCAATCCGTTCGGCGAAACCTACGGCGGCTTCTTCCGCTACCGCTACTATCCCGACCCGGACACCGGAGAGAACTACGACTGGAACGGCGACGGGGTGATCAGCGACGCCGACGCCCTGCTCCAGCAGTACCGCGGCAACTTCAATGACCCGAACCTGGCCACCACCACCACCTACCACTCTTTCTATGTCCAGGACGCCTGGAAGGTCACTGACCGGATCACCGTCAAGGCGGGCCTCCGCTACGACTACCAGGAGATGGGAGGCGGCGGCGAAGAGGCCATCGTCTACGAGTTCACCGGCAATTGGGCGCCGCGCATCGGCCTGATCTACGACGTGTTCGGCGACGGCAAGACCAAGGTGTTCGGCAACTGGGGCCGCTTCTACCAGAAGATCCCCAACGACATGGCTGTCCGCGCCCTGAGCTCCGAGGTCGGCGTGACCAACGCCTGGTGGAGCGTCGCCTATGACGCCGAGGGCCGTCCCATGGCCGACGAGGTGATCAACGATCAGCTCCCGGGCAACCCGGCCATCACCCGCACCGGCGCCAACCCCACCTACATCGTGCCCGACACGAAGACCATGTATCAGAACGAGTTCGTGCTCGGCTTCGACCACCAGCTCGATCCGACCCTGAGCCTGGGCATGCGCTACATCTGGCGCGAAGTGGGCCGAATGCTCGAGGACACGGGCACCTTGACCATCGGCCAGTATCTTGAGGATGACACGAATTACACCTACGTCATCGCCAATCCGAGCTACACCAGCGACTTCGTGATCAACGATACCGGCGAGGTGGGTTCCGACGGCATCGGCGACGGTTTCGCCGATCCGAAGCGGTCCTACAACGCCTTGGAAATGACCTTGGAGAAGCGCTTTTCGCAAGGCTTCCAGTTCCTGGCCAACTACCGTCTGTCCAAGCTGTGGGGGAACTACGAAGGCCTGTTCCGGAACGACAACGGCCAGGACGACGCCAACATCACCTCGCTCTACGACTTTCGAAGCGACGCGTACGACGGCTACCTCTACGTGCCCGGCTACCTGAACACCGACCGCCGCCACATTCTGAACTTCAACGGTTCGTACACCTTCTCCAACCAGCTCACCATGGGCCTGGGATTCCGCTCCACCAGCGGCGCGCCCATCAACCGGCTCAACGCCCACCCGGCTTACGAGAACGCCGGCGAAATCCCCATCACACCGCGCGGCTCCGAGGGGCGCACCGAGTGGGTCAACGCCATCGACGTCCATTTCGGCTACCCCATCAGCTTCGGCGACAACTACCGGTTGCACTTCGCTCTTGACATCTTCAACCTGGCCAATTTCAAGCGGGTGATCGCCGTGAACGAGGACTACGAAGACGCCCCCGGGGTGCTCAACGTCGATTACCTGTCGCCCGGCTCGGCCAACAACCCGGACACCCCGCTCACCGCCTTCCAGCGGCCGTTCAACATGCGCTTCTCGCTCCGGTTCGAATTCTAG